The following proteins are co-located in the Paenibacillus sp. FSL H8-0079 genome:
- a CDS encoding DUF1963 domain-containing protein: MPCKQEMEREERQRYIETHRRDVNLYAGITDPVEILKIMHEPQVRDPLIRYVPYEQSKEQVYLSLAAEQQDVMKDYAMQRIRTGDEDAGKDILLYLVCYHDTSLTAEIPELLEQEIYYPVILYKSASAAVRDHLLQQVNTDDENRNHILLMLAYIGDDVVVQQFQQWRQSPPSWTSELYVAPEHYTTEAGWELTKDGQRRELFITPSYSLYKVKENEGTSVEVSRDSFSLLTPSANCCPWCGSEFTTLISLDVKHPALQDVSWHAQQLHIQTCVICSSYGVVYMEVDAVGEPLWSSHNVMPLGADEIDPDDYVKLAQDVGRQFRIATVSRRAFHASEWAMEPSLSQIGGHPGWVQDADYPTCPRCSTRMKAVAQLDWGEVEEHGEGMYYMFICEPCQMTAVTYQQS, encoded by the coding sequence ATGCCTTGCAAACAGGAGATGGAGCGTGAGGAGCGCCAGAGATACATTGAAACACATCGGCGTGATGTGAACTTGTATGCGGGTATCACAGACCCGGTCGAAATTTTGAAAATCATGCACGAACCTCAGGTTCGCGATCCACTAATTCGTTATGTGCCATATGAACAATCCAAGGAACAGGTATATCTGTCGTTGGCTGCGGAGCAGCAGGATGTGATGAAGGACTATGCGATGCAACGGATTCGTACAGGCGATGAGGATGCCGGCAAAGACATCCTGTTATACCTCGTCTGCTACCATGATACATCATTGACCGCCGAAATCCCGGAGCTGCTGGAACAGGAGATCTATTATCCTGTCATTTTGTATAAAAGTGCCTCCGCGGCAGTGCGAGATCATCTCTTGCAGCAGGTGAACACCGATGATGAGAATCGTAACCATATTTTGCTCATGCTGGCCTATATCGGGGATGATGTTGTTGTGCAGCAGTTCCAGCAGTGGAGACAGTCTCCGCCATCATGGACGAGTGAGTTGTACGTGGCACCAGAGCATTACACGACTGAAGCTGGTTGGGAGCTCACGAAAGACGGACAGCGCAGGGAATTATTCATCACCCCAAGTTATTCACTCTATAAAGTAAAAGAGAATGAAGGAACTAGCGTGGAAGTATCCAGAGATTCATTCTCGTTGCTGACTCCGAGCGCCAATTGCTGTCCATGGTGTGGTAGTGAGTTTACCACCTTAATTAGTCTTGATGTGAAGCATCCAGCTCTGCAGGACGTTTCTTGGCATGCCCAGCAACTTCACATTCAGACATGCGTAATATGCAGCAGTTACGGTGTAGTTTACATGGAGGTGGACGCAGTAGGGGAACCGTTATGGAGTTCACATAATGTCATGCCTTTGGGAGCGGATGAGATTGATCCGGACGACTATGTAAAACTTGCACAGGATGTTGGCCGGCAGTTTCGCATTGCGACTGTATCACGTCGTGCATTCCATGCCAGTGAGTGGGCGATGGAGCCATCGTTATCTCAGATCGGGGGCCATCCGGGATGGGTTCAGGATGCCGATTATCCAACATGTCCACGCTGTTCCACGAGAATGAAGGCTGTCGCACAACTGGATTGGGGCGAGGTTGAGGAGCATGGTGAGGGCATGTATTATATGTTCATATGTGAACCGTGCCAGATGACAGCTGTAACCTATCAGCAATCTTGA
- a CDS encoding DUF1801 domain-containing protein, whose translation MTKNAEVTAFIEQIQIPWQVEVAGQLRQLVHDTIPDVQERVQYKKPHFLKNGKYAAVISPSKQAVSFTIFHATGLDLPDGIFEGPEERKTIKLKEKDTPDYEWLAGLLKQASADL comes from the coding sequence ATGACCAAGAATGCAGAAGTCACTGCGTTTATTGAACAAATTCAGATCCCCTGGCAAGTAGAAGTCGCTGGACAACTGCGTCAGTTGGTGCATGATACCATCCCTGACGTGCAGGAACGCGTACAATACAAGAAACCTCATTTTTTGAAAAACGGAAAGTACGCTGCAGTCATCTCTCCATCCAAACAGGCCGTGTCTTTCACCATTTTCCATGCAACCGGACTTGATCTACCCGATGGAATATTCGAAGGCCCGGAAGAGCGTAAAACGATCAAGCTCAAGGAAAAAGATACCCCGGATTATGAATGGTTGGCTGGTTTGTTAAAGCAGGCATCTGCGGACTTGTAG
- a CDS encoding GNAT family protein produces the protein MTLTTDNLFYSKRLKMTPPRPEDVQTMLQWNEDPEYLRNVDTDIAIPYSEKQLEDEGETKNKEVYFRLRTHEEDTLIGFVVIHSIEWNNRCGQLAIGIGLAEHRNKGYGTEALKLILRYAFHEMNLDRVGLDVIAYNAKAIRSYEKAGFQLEGRARSAVYRDGKRYDRLMMGILRPEWETHNQIHTEGEQA, from the coding sequence ATGACACTAACAACGGACAACCTGTTTTATAGCAAACGATTAAAGATGACGCCACCACGTCCTGAAGACGTGCAGACGATGCTGCAATGGAACGAAGACCCGGAGTACCTTCGGAATGTAGATACCGATATTGCCATTCCCTATTCGGAGAAACAGTTGGAGGATGAGGGAGAAACAAAGAACAAGGAAGTGTACTTCAGACTGCGCACGCATGAAGAGGATACGCTGATCGGTTTTGTCGTTATCCACAGCATTGAATGGAATAACCGCTGCGGTCAGCTTGCCATTGGCATCGGACTTGCTGAACATCGCAACAAGGGATATGGCACGGAAGCGTTGAAACTTATTTTACGATATGCGTTCCATGAAATGAATCTGGACCGGGTTGGCCTCGATGTCATCGCCTACAATGCCAAAGCAATCCGTTCCTATGAGAAGGCTGGTTTTCAGTTGGAAGGTCGGGCACGCTCAGCTGTATATCGTGATGGTAAGCGTTACGACCGCTTAATGATGGGAATCCTAAGACCAGAATGGGAAACACACAATCAGATCCATACGGAGGGTGAACAAGCATGA
- a CDS encoding GNAT family N-acetyltransferase, whose amino-acid sequence MEIKVDDLSGVQVKALIAEHLQGMAVDSPPESIHALNLDGLKKPEITFWCAWEGDDLLGCGAIKELNSEHAELKSMRTASAHLRKGVARKILAHIMDVAVERGYKRISLETGSMDSFIPARKLYEDFGFEYCEPFADYILDPNSTFMTKII is encoded by the coding sequence ATGGAGATCAAAGTGGATGATTTGAGTGGAGTCCAAGTTAAGGCTTTAATTGCGGAGCACTTGCAAGGGATGGCGGTAGATTCGCCTCCAGAGAGTATACATGCGTTGAATCTGGATGGACTCAAGAAGCCTGAAATTACATTCTGGTGTGCATGGGAAGGGGACGACTTGCTCGGTTGCGGGGCTATCAAAGAACTTAATTCGGAACATGCAGAATTGAAGTCGATGCGTACCGCTTCGGCTCATCTGAGAAAAGGCGTAGCGAGAAAAATTTTGGCCCATATTATGGACGTTGCAGTAGAACGTGGTTATAAGCGAATTAGTCTGGAGACGGGTTCAATGGATTCGTTTATCCCGGCACGGAAGTTGTATGAAGATTTCGGATTCGAATACTGCGAACCCTTCGCGGATTATATATTGGACCCGAACAGCACGTTTATGACGAAAATAATCTAA
- a CDS encoding amino acid permease has product MAQTEGTLQKKLKPRHISFMAMGGVIGTGIFKGSAETIGLAGPGVIVTYIFAGLLLLVVMAAMAEMATVYKNKNMKDFVQEAFGSRVSFVMGWMYCFLWLSVCVIEVIAAGSFLQYWFSEVPLWMLSLACAAFIILVNLLSVGVFGEFEFWLAGIKIAMIIIFIFLGAGLIFGIIPSDNTPYLQNYTQAGGFFPNGWSSIFSALLVVMFSYGGSELIGLTLTETENAEKVMPKIVGNFMLRIILFFTLPILIICGLIPWNEIGPESSPFVQVLASTGLPGAAHIMNFILVTAVLSAANSGIYGASRMMHSMAVGGEAPKALSQTNRNGSPVNTLLVCSVVLLGGSLLGLFAQDQLFRVLLAVPGFVVILVWICIASSQLKLRKKYPVQPTFKVWGFPYITGVVVLCLSVIAVMFVFDEGNRFSISICLAVLALLIIWSLIRFRKTNGRTV; this is encoded by the coding sequence TTGGCTCAGACAGAAGGAACACTACAGAAGAAGCTTAAACCAAGACACATCAGTTTTATGGCTATGGGTGGTGTCATTGGAACAGGAATTTTCAAAGGCAGTGCAGAGACGATTGGACTCGCGGGTCCGGGCGTTATTGTCACGTACATTTTTGCTGGATTATTGTTGCTGGTCGTTATGGCCGCGATGGCGGAGATGGCTACGGTGTACAAGAACAAAAATATGAAAGACTTCGTGCAGGAAGCATTCGGTAGCAGAGTATCCTTTGTTATGGGATGGATGTACTGCTTTCTATGGTTATCGGTGTGTGTCATTGAGGTGATTGCCGCCGGGAGCTTTTTGCAGTATTGGTTCAGTGAAGTACCGCTGTGGATGCTGAGTCTGGCTTGTGCGGCGTTCATTATACTGGTTAATCTACTCAGTGTGGGTGTGTTCGGAGAATTTGAGTTTTGGCTAGCCGGGATCAAAATTGCCATGATCATTATTTTTATTTTCCTGGGTGCAGGGTTGATCTTCGGCATTATTCCAAGTGATAACACCCCTTATCTGCAAAATTACACGCAAGCAGGCGGGTTCTTCCCGAACGGATGGTCTTCGATCTTCTCGGCACTGCTTGTGGTCATGTTCTCCTATGGGGGATCGGAGCTGATTGGTCTGACCCTGACCGAGACGGAAAATGCAGAAAAGGTTATGCCCAAAATTGTGGGCAATTTCATGCTCAGAATTATTCTGTTCTTCACCTTGCCGATTCTCATCATCTGTGGTCTCATCCCCTGGAATGAGATCGGGCCGGAGAGCAGTCCGTTTGTACAGGTGCTCGCATCTACAGGACTGCCGGGAGCGGCACACATAATGAACTTTATTTTGGTGACGGCCGTTCTGTCTGCTGCGAATTCAGGGATCTACGGTGCATCCCGGATGATGCACTCCATGGCAGTAGGCGGGGAAGCTCCAAAGGCATTGTCACAGACGAATCGCAACGGTAGCCCAGTTAACACACTTCTGGTGTGCTCGGTCGTCCTGCTTGGAGGTTCTTTGCTTGGCCTGTTCGCGCAGGATCAACTGTTCCGGGTATTGCTTGCAGTTCCGGGATTTGTGGTAATCCTTGTGTGGATATGTATTGCCTCATCGCAGTTGAAACTGCGGAAGAAATATCCGGTTCAACCGACCTTCAAAGTCTGGGGATTCCCCTACATAACCGGAGTCGTTGTACTATGTCTGAGTGTGATTGCGGTGATGTTTGTATTCGATGAAGGTAATCGGTTCAGTATTAGCATCTGTCTTGCCGTGCTGGCGTTGCTCATTATCTGGTCCCTGATTCGATTCAGGAAGACGAATGGACGAACAGTTTAA
- a CDS encoding HAMP domain-containing methyl-accepting chemotaxis protein produces MIGFFRKRLVVRIVAVVTLVITIIAVGSMLLQVANMKLAAQEAISSYNIQIAQSYVNQLDTTSYAEFAKDPKENDEFLKIRDELDDFRVSIGAMYVYFVKIDDKGTPLIMVDGMKDADKASPINEVTDVPQDAIQKLLQGQTASSSIINNEEYGDYISSYAPMLDSNGAVTGVIGIDTAVSVIGSIESDIMKSSIPFYALLLLITLIGIAVVMWFIVRGLRPLQPLKASVERMAQGELAEANRILTSYRLRSEDEIGTTYQAMIHMSGNLNKIVSNMVEGVAVTTDILSESTKEFNHSTEEMLKMSKTVDQSVEQIRQGAHTQKQGASDSAHAMEEIAKGITDISESSMIVSDAATSALATAESGKQSMTLMKTQMESISNVSGEVVAMVQVLNNYSQEIGGALHTVRDFASQTKLLALNASIEAAHAGEHGKGFAVVADEVRKLAEASSTSMELISNLLLRIQQESQQIGSQMGVTATEIGQGVTITAEAEQAFAHVVDAFQLVTRRIQEVSAAAEEISAGSEEAAASVNTISQISAGVSDHSDEIYRLMREQSAMFNRVAQTSTMLEQQTNEMSEAVRKVKV; encoded by the coding sequence ATGATCGGTTTTTTTAGAAAACGTTTGGTTGTACGCATTGTTGCAGTAGTTACACTGGTCATTACGATTATCGCCGTTGGAAGCATGCTGTTACAGGTGGCCAATATGAAGCTAGCTGCGCAGGAGGCCATTTCGAGTTACAATATCCAGATTGCTCAGAGTTATGTGAATCAACTGGATACAACATCTTATGCCGAGTTTGCCAAGGACCCCAAGGAGAATGACGAGTTCTTGAAGATTCGTGATGAACTGGATGACTTTCGTGTAAGTATTGGTGCAATGTATGTGTATTTCGTCAAAATAGATGACAAAGGTACGCCACTTATTATGGTGGACGGCATGAAGGATGCAGATAAAGCCTCACCGATTAATGAAGTAACGGATGTGCCACAGGATGCTATTCAGAAGCTGTTGCAGGGGCAAACAGCCAGTTCTTCGATTATTAACAATGAGGAGTACGGCGACTATATTTCCTCTTACGCTCCGATGCTGGATAGTAATGGGGCTGTAACAGGTGTGATTGGTATCGATACGGCGGTATCGGTGATCGGAAGCATTGAGTCAGATATCATGAAATCGAGTATTCCCTTCTATGCCTTGTTGCTACTCATTACACTTATAGGCATTGCTGTTGTCATGTGGTTTATCGTTAGGGGACTGCGACCACTTCAACCGCTGAAGGCGAGTGTTGAAAGAATGGCACAGGGTGAGCTTGCAGAAGCTAACCGAATTCTGACGTCGTATCGTTTGCGGAGTGAAGATGAGATTGGAACCACATACCAAGCGATGATACATATGTCGGGGAACTTGAATAAGATCGTGAGTAACATGGTTGAAGGTGTAGCAGTAACCACAGATATTTTATCGGAATCAACCAAGGAATTTAATCACAGTACTGAAGAGATGCTCAAGATGAGCAAGACGGTTGATCAGTCTGTTGAACAGATTAGGCAAGGGGCACATACTCAGAAGCAGGGTGCGAGCGATAGCGCGCATGCGATGGAAGAGATTGCAAAAGGCATAACGGATATTTCTGAATCCTCGATGATTGTGTCGGATGCGGCAACAAGTGCACTCGCTACGGCGGAGTCGGGTAAACAGAGCATGACACTGATGAAAACACAGATGGAGAGCATCTCGAATGTCTCAGGAGAAGTTGTAGCGATGGTTCAAGTGCTGAACAACTACTCCCAGGAAATTGGTGGTGCGCTGCATACGGTTCGTGATTTTGCGAGTCAGACGAAGCTGCTTGCGCTTAATGCATCCATTGAGGCAGCACATGCAGGAGAACACGGCAAAGGTTTTGCGGTAGTAGCGGATGAAGTTCGGAAGCTTGCAGAGGCCTCAAGCACATCCATGGAACTGATCTCGAACCTGCTGCTTCGCATTCAACAAGAATCACAGCAGATTGGCTCTCAGATGGGCGTTACCGCAACCGAGATAGGACAAGGGGTTACGATTACCGCAGAAGCGGAGCAAGCATTCGCCCATGTGGTTGATGCGTTCCAACTGGTGACCCGTCGTATTCAGGAAGTCTCCGCGGCGGCAGAGGAAATCTCGGCAGGATCGGAAGAGGCGGCAGCCTCGGTCAATACGATCTCCCAGATTTCAGCCGGGGTGTCAGATCATTCGGATGAAATCTATCGATTGATGCGTGAACAATCGGCCATGTTCAACAGGGTAGCGCAGACCTCGACCATGCTGGAGCAGCAGACCAACGAGATGAGCGAAGCCGTACGAAAAGTGAAAGTATAA
- a CDS encoding LysR family transcriptional regulator: MNLEQLEYVVEIAKTQSFSAASEHLHVTQSAISQSVHRLEKELGLILFERSRQGTHPTPEGKQFIAKALDILQRIDELKSLNAEASSLTGELHVATFPSVMPYLVQSAADMKHEHPQLNISIEEKGSMEIIEDIRNNKTHLGFIAIYAKQLREFDGLHFSPMYSGKLVVGTHHLSELAKHSRVTPNQLKEHKLALYRDGFIEDFIQEFTYDHGPLSILFKTNNSEAINMVLRNDIAATIGHDFSFHQNPLWKEGLVKMVEIAGIDQPKMQIGFVQTESKECALAAERFARRFRQAIELDHLMV; this comes from the coding sequence ATGAATCTGGAACAGCTCGAATATGTCGTTGAAATTGCGAAAACGCAATCATTCTCCGCCGCCTCAGAGCATCTACATGTCACGCAATCGGCGATTAGCCAATCGGTTCACCGTCTGGAGAAAGAACTGGGCTTGATCCTGTTCGAACGCTCGCGGCAGGGAACTCATCCCACTCCTGAAGGCAAACAATTCATTGCCAAAGCACTGGACATTTTACAGCGGATTGATGAATTGAAATCCCTGAACGCCGAAGCCTCCTCTCTTACCGGAGAGCTTCATGTGGCTACTTTTCCAAGTGTCATGCCCTATCTTGTCCAGTCTGCTGCGGATATGAAGCATGAGCACCCCCAACTTAACATCTCCATTGAAGAGAAAGGGTCCATGGAAATTATCGAGGATATTCGCAACAACAAAACCCATCTGGGCTTTATCGCGATCTACGCCAAACAATTGCGGGAATTCGATGGACTTCACTTCAGTCCCATGTACTCGGGCAAGCTGGTCGTCGGTACGCATCACCTGTCTGAACTTGCCAAGCACAGCCGCGTTACACCTAATCAATTAAAAGAACACAAGCTGGCACTCTATCGAGATGGTTTCATCGAAGACTTCATCCAGGAATTCACCTATGATCATGGGCCTCTGTCCATTCTGTTCAAAACAAATAATTCAGAAGCGATCAATATGGTGTTACGAAACGATATTGCCGCCACGATTGGTCATGACTTTTCCTTTCACCAAAATCCATTATGGAAAGAAGGTCTGGTGAAGATGGTTGAGATCGCTGGGATTGATCAACCGAAAATGCAAATTGGCTTCGTGCAGACAGAATCCAAGGAGTGCGCCTTAGCCGCAGAACGATTCGCCCGACGCTTCAGACAGGCGATAGAGCTGGATCATTTAATGGTATGA
- a CDS encoding 2,3-butanediol dehydrogenase: MKAAVWYGHKDVRVEELEVSVAEAGQVKIKVEYAGICGSDLHAYHHGVGIQEGENHPLSGQKAPLTLGHEFAGTVSELGSNVSGISVGDRVVVEPLYHCGKCEYCIQGRYNQCTQFGFVGLNGDGGFAEYVVVEAYMVHPIPDNVTFEEGALVEPTAVAFHAVRHSKLKVGNKVAVYGAGPIGLLTILSAKAAGVSEIYAVDVFEERLDLAAKLGAIPVNSAKVNATEVILQQSGGIDVAYEAAGVQPTMDSAIAVVKKGGEVVVIAAIPNPLQVNFFDLLVKEANLTATLAYRHIFPEVISLIAEGSLDVKQVITKKIKLDDIVQEGLELLMSDKSHAKILVEIGG; the protein is encoded by the coding sequence ATGAAAGCAGCAGTATGGTACGGCCATAAAGACGTGCGTGTGGAAGAACTAGAGGTTTCAGTTGCTGAAGCAGGTCAGGTCAAAATCAAAGTGGAATATGCGGGGATCTGCGGCAGTGACTTGCATGCCTATCATCATGGTGTAGGGATTCAAGAAGGCGAGAATCATCCGCTCTCAGGACAGAAAGCACCGTTGACATTGGGTCATGAATTTGCAGGAACCGTGAGTGAATTGGGGAGTAATGTAAGCGGTATCAGTGTAGGTGACCGTGTTGTGGTAGAGCCGTTGTACCATTGTGGAAAATGTGAGTACTGTATCCAAGGTCGCTACAACCAATGTACTCAATTTGGATTCGTTGGACTGAATGGTGATGGTGGTTTTGCGGAGTACGTTGTTGTTGAAGCATATATGGTTCATCCCATCCCGGATAACGTCACTTTCGAAGAAGGTGCACTTGTAGAGCCTACAGCCGTAGCCTTTCACGCAGTTCGTCATAGCAAGCTGAAAGTGGGGAACAAGGTAGCCGTATACGGAGCAGGTCCAATTGGATTATTGACCATTCTGTCTGCTAAAGCTGCAGGAGTTTCTGAAATCTATGCAGTTGATGTATTTGAGGAACGTCTCGATCTGGCAGCCAAGCTGGGAGCGATTCCAGTGAACAGTGCCAAAGTCAATGCAACCGAAGTGATTTTGCAACAATCGGGTGGCATCGATGTGGCCTATGAAGCAGCTGGTGTGCAGCCAACGATGGACAGCGCTATTGCGGTTGTCAAAAAAGGTGGAGAAGTCGTTGTCATCGCAGCGATTCCGAATCCGCTTCAAGTGAACTTCTTCGATCTTCTGGTCAAAGAAGCGAATCTAACGGCAACGCTGGCATATCGCCACATTTTCCCTGAAGTAATTTCATTGATTGCGGAAGGATCGCTCGATGTGAAACAGGTCATCACCAAGAAAATCAAACTGGACGATATCGTGCAGGAAGGACTTGAGCTGTTGATGAGCGACAAGAGCCATGCGAAGATTTTGGTGGAGATTGGCGGTTAA
- a CDS encoding GNAT family N-acetyltransferase has product MTTAAVTIHPATETDHPEIVDILVASYAEYRETFEKNERWEAYLKDIRESVVNPYLTQLWIAKIDDQIVGTVQLFETARKAYPNFELPIDYPFIRLLGVDPKWRGHGIARVLLQQCVDSAKEMGKNTVYLYTGGQMVNAIRLYERFGFVEDVEFSSEGTGGKAICYRYDS; this is encoded by the coding sequence ATGACAACGGCTGCCGTTACGATTCATCCTGCCACAGAAACAGACCATCCAGAGATTGTAGATATCCTTGTTGCAAGTTACGCCGAGTATCGGGAGACATTTGAGAAAAATGAACGGTGGGAGGCCTACCTAAAAGATATTCGAGAGTCTGTGGTTAATCCGTACCTGACACAATTATGGATCGCGAAGATTGATGATCAGATCGTTGGTACAGTTCAATTATTCGAAACAGCACGCAAAGCTTATCCAAACTTTGAATTGCCAATCGATTATCCGTTTATTCGGCTGCTAGGTGTTGATCCAAAATGGAGAGGTCACGGGATTGCCAGAGTATTGCTCCAGCAATGCGTAGATTCTGCCAAAGAAATGGGCAAAAATACGGTGTATTTATATACGGGCGGTCAAATGGTCAATGCCATACGGTTATATGAACGTTTTGGTTTTGTGGAAGATGTGGAATTCAGCTCCGAGGGTACTGGAGGAAAGGCCATTTGCTATCGGTATGATTCCTAG
- a CDS encoding AraC family transcriptional regulator codes for MQKPLEHYLCGKFISEGNWSHMRRSMPVHEIILMLEGEMYIAEDEEQYVVRANDLLFLSAGRTHYGYQISDAPVSFYWVHYDAMQSEFNRFRTHATIQVPSMANQLFKQLLHVSSFSSEEADAALLLLFKELERNIKADYRPHNAIVDHICKWVDIHLHTNITVSQIAENFNFNKDYISKMVKREKGTGLKTYILTERIRRAKQLLLNTNASVKEIAGQCGFSDYKLFLRMFKQYEGNTPTEYRNHLYSIQLNR; via the coding sequence ATGCAAAAGCCACTGGAACATTACCTGTGCGGCAAGTTCATATCCGAAGGTAACTGGAGCCACATGAGACGTAGCATGCCTGTTCACGAGATCATTTTGATGCTGGAAGGTGAGATGTACATCGCGGAAGACGAGGAACAGTACGTGGTTCGTGCCAATGATCTGTTGTTTCTGAGCGCCGGTCGTACCCATTATGGCTACCAGATCAGCGACGCCCCCGTGAGCTTCTACTGGGTTCACTATGATGCCATGCAGTCAGAATTCAATCGCTTTAGGACACATGCCACCATTCAGGTGCCTTCCATGGCCAATCAGTTATTCAAGCAGTTGCTGCATGTGTCATCCTTCTCATCGGAGGAAGCCGACGCTGCTTTGTTGCTGTTGTTCAAGGAACTGGAGCGCAATATAAAGGCAGATTATCGCCCGCACAATGCGATTGTGGACCATATTTGCAAGTGGGTGGATATTCATCTGCATACGAACATTACGGTGAGTCAGATTGCAGAGAATTTTAATTTCAACAAAGACTATATCTCCAAAATGGTGAAACGTGAGAAAGGTACCGGACTCAAAACCTATATCCTCACGGAACGAATTCGCCGGGCGAAACAGTTGCTGCTCAACACCAATGCCAGTGTAAAAGAAATTGCCGGACAGTGCGGCTTCTCTGATTACAAGCTATTCCTGCGTATGTTCAAGCAATACGAGGGCAATACGCCAACCGAATATCGCAATCATCTGTATTCCATACAGCTCAATCGCTGA